In a single window of the Elaeis guineensis isolate ETL-2024a chromosome 6, EG11, whole genome shotgun sequence genome:
- the LOC105036175 gene encoding cysteine-rich receptor-like protein kinase 6 has product MFPSLSSSSPLFPLCLLFFFFVLNHSPPTAADPLYQSCGKTGNYTTNGTYASNLNILLTSLDSNTSRSGGFSNFTVGQSPNQISGLALCRGDTNASTCRSCLDTAIQDAPNLCPYDRSAVIWYDDCLLRYSNLRFLSTIDTSNSDEILMYNVNNITDPSQFNKLVGVLMSRIVDWAASNSTKMFATGEMLNYTNSPFPTIYGLAQCTRDLSRSQCRQCLTGILDPLPAVFKGKQGARLLGGSCNYRYEIYSFYEGTPTLRLQSSPEAAPAPAPLAPPLITPPGREEKKTNVTGLVLAIAIPLVAAILLISIICICFWRRRKPVVRLPLDGTRAEEIASVESLLLDISTLRVATANFSEENKLGEGGFGAVYKGLLPDGREIAVKRLSTSSSQGFGELRNELVLVAKLQHRNLVRLLGVCMEEQEKLLVYEYLPNRSLDTILFDPIRREQLDWGKRYKIVGGIARGLLYLHEESQLKIIHRDLKASNVLLDAELNPKISDFGLARLFGGDQTQGTTSRVVGTFGYMAPEYAMRGHYSIKSDVYSFGVLVLEIVSGRKNSGYSDSESAQDLLSYIWERWTEGTILEILDPSLGNHCPRSEVLRCIHIGLLCVQENPSDRPNMSQVVVMLSSDSVSLQAPSRPAFCIGKSSMESDVYSNEFNLSRGANDRSSTKSVPMSPNDVSITELEPR; this is encoded by the exons ATGTTcccttctctctcctcctcttcccCGCTCTTCCCACTATGCCTTCTGTTCTTCTTCTTCGTCCTCAACCACTCCCCTCCAACCGCCGCCGACCCCCTCTACCAAAGCTGTGGCAAGACCGGCAACTACACCACCAACGGCACATACGCTTCCAACCTCAACATCCTCCTCacctccctcgactccaacactTCCCGCTCCGGTGGCTTCTCCAACTTCACCGTCGGCCAGAGCCCCAACCAAATCTCCGGCCTCGCCCTCTGCCGCGGCGACACCAACGCCTCCACCTGCCGCTCCTGCCTCGACACCGCCATCCAGGACGCTCCTAATCTCTGCCCCTACGACAGAAGCGCCGTCATCTGGTACGACGACTGCCTCCTCCGCTACTCCAATCTGCGCTTCCTCTCGACCATCGACACCTCGAACTCGGACGAGATCTTGATGTATAACGTGAACAACATAACCGACCCCAGCCAGTTCAACAAGCTTGTCGGCGTGCTCATGAGCAGGATAGTCGACTGGGCTGCCTCCAACTCGACCAAGATGTTCGCCACCGGGGAGATGTTGAACTACACCAACTCTCCTTTTCCGACGATATATGGGCTGGCGCAGTGCACTCGGGACCTGTCGAGGAGTCAGTGCCGGCAGTGCCTCACCGGCATACTTGACCCGTTACCCGCCGTGTTTAAGGGGAAGCAGGGAGCGAGGTTGCTTGGAGGGAGCTGCAATTATAGGTACGAGATATACTCCTTCTATGAAGGGACACCGACGCTAAGGCTTCAGTCGTCGCCAGAGGCGGCACCGGCACCGGCCCCCCTAGCGCCTCCACTTATTACTCCGCCCGGAAGAGAAG AAAAGAAGACAAATGTCACAGGTCTGGTCCTTGCGATTGCTATACCTCTAGTAGCTGCAATCTTGCTGATCTCCATCATTTGCATTTGCTTCTGGAGGAGGAGGAAGCCAGTTGTAAGATTGCCCT TGGATGGGACTCGCGCAGAGGAGATTGCAAGTGTTGAGTCCCTATTACTTGATATATCTACCCTACGAGTTGCGACAGCTAACTTCTCTGAAGAGAACAAACTGGGAGAAGGTGGCTTTGGTGCAGTTTACAAG GGACTGCTACCTGATGGACGAGAAATAGCAGTGAAGAGGTTATCAACTAGTTCATCACAAGGATTTGGAGAGCTGAGAAATGAGCTTGTTTTAGTTGCTAAGCTCCAGCATAGGAATCTTGTTAGGCTTCTGGGTGTTTGCATGGAAGAACAAGAGAAGTTGCTCGTTTATGAATATCTGCCAAACAGAAGCCTGGATACCATTCTCTTCG ATCCAATACGGCGCGAACAACTAGACTGGGGGAAAAGGTACAAGATCGTTGGTGGGATTGCTCGAGGCCTACTATACCTACATGAAGAATCTCAGTTAAAAATTATACATCGGGATTTAAAAGCCAGCAATGTCTTGCTAGATGCAGAATTGAACCCAAAGATTTCAGACTTTGGTTTGGCAAGGCTTTTTGGTGGAGACCAAACTCAGGGCACCACGAGCCGAGTTGTTGGAACATT TGGATACATGGCACCAGAGTATGCCATGCGTGGGCACTATTCTATCAAGTCAGACGTATACAGTTTTGGTGTTCTCGTTTTAGAGATCGTGTCTGGGAGAAAGAACAGTGGCTACTCTGACTCTGAATCTGCTCAAGACCTCCTGAGCTAT ATCTGGGAGCGGTGGACGGAAGGAACAATTTTGGAGATATTGGATCCATCTTTAGGCAACCATTGCCCAAGAAGTGAAGTGTTAAGATGCATTCACATTGGATTATTATGTGTCCAggaaaatccatctgatagacccAACATGTCACAAGTTGTTGTGATGCTTAGCAGTGACTCTGTGTCTCTCCAAGCTCCTTCCAGACCGGCATTTTGCATTGGAAAGAGCAGCATGGAATCAGATGTTTATTCAAATGAATTCAATTTGTCTAGAGGTGCAAATGACCGATCTTCGACCAAGTCAGTACCAATGTCACCAAACGACGTGTCGATTACAGAACTTGAACCAAGATAG